The following proteins are encoded in a genomic region of Comamonas resistens:
- a CDS encoding lysine/arginine/ornithine ABC transporter substrate-binding protein, protein MRASLMAVALATLAGSTLAADLRVGTNPAYEPFEYKTASGEIVGFDIDIANALCEQLKRKCVFVESEFDSVIPGLQARKFDVIVSSISITPERQRVVDFTKRYYKTPSAIVVKKTVKYDGPASLKGMKIGVLKGSTQEKWAMGELKPAGVNVVSYQSQNQVYLDMDAGRLDGTVADKVEVNGGFLRKPEGKNYGYVGPDQYDVKYYGEGIGIAMRKGQKELKQQLDEAIDTIRKNGTYAKIAKKYFDFDPYGQ, encoded by the coding sequence ATGCGCGCATCGCTGATGGCTGTGGCCCTCGCAACTCTGGCCGGCTCCACCCTGGCCGCCGACCTGCGGGTGGGCACCAATCCGGCCTACGAGCCCTTTGAGTACAAAACCGCCTCGGGCGAAATCGTCGGTTTCGACATCGACATCGCCAATGCGCTGTGCGAACAGCTCAAGCGCAAGTGCGTATTCGTAGAGTCCGAGTTCGACAGCGTCATCCCCGGCCTGCAGGCCCGCAAGTTCGATGTGATCGTCAGCTCCATCTCGATCACACCCGAGCGCCAGCGCGTGGTGGACTTCACCAAGCGCTACTACAAGACACCCAGCGCCATCGTGGTCAAGAAGACCGTCAAATACGACGGTCCGGCCTCGCTCAAAGGCATGAAGATCGGCGTGCTCAAGGGCAGCACCCAGGAAAAATGGGCCATGGGCGAACTCAAGCCCGCCGGTGTGAACGTGGTGTCCTACCAGTCGCAGAACCAGGTCTATCTGGACATGGATGCCGGCCGCCTGGACGGCACCGTGGCTGACAAGGTTGAAGTGAACGGTGGCTTCCTGCGCAAGCCCGAGGGCAAGAACTACGGCTATGTGGGCCCCGACCAGTACGATGTGAAGTACTACGGCGAAGGCATCGGCATCGCCATGCGCAAGGGCCAGAAGGAGCTCAAGCAGCAGCTCGACGAGGCGATCGACACGATCCGCAAGAACGGCACCTACGCCAAGATCGCCAAGAAGTACTTCGACTTCGACCCCTACGGCCAATAA
- a CDS encoding transporter substrate-binding domain-containing protein, translating into MAKKTWAVAPFAILAACGIAAVSAQAADLKVAIDPTYEPFTYKTADGKPTGFDVDIANAICTELKRRCVFVEQVWDSMIPGLQARKYDVVISSLSMTEERRRIIDFSDRYYKTPSAIVVKKGTSYIGPASLKGKRIGVLKGSTQEKWAMGELKPVGATIVPYEAQDQVYLDIKSGRLDGTVADKVEVHGGFLRKPEGKDYGYVGPDQYETKYYGDGIGIGMRKGQKELKDQINAAIKTIRSNGTYNNIAKKYFDFDPYGN; encoded by the coding sequence ATGGCAAAGAAAACATGGGCTGTCGCGCCTTTCGCAATCCTCGCAGCCTGCGGCATAGCCGCGGTTTCTGCCCAGGCGGCAGACCTCAAGGTGGCCATAGACCCCACCTACGAACCCTTTACCTACAAGACCGCCGACGGCAAGCCCACGGGCTTCGACGTGGACATCGCCAACGCCATCTGCACCGAGCTCAAGCGCAGATGCGTGTTTGTCGAGCAGGTCTGGGACAGCATGATTCCAGGCCTGCAAGCCAGGAAATACGATGTGGTCATCAGCTCGCTGTCCATGACCGAAGAGCGCAGGCGCATCATCGATTTCTCGGACCGCTACTACAAGACACCCAGCGCCATCGTGGTGAAAAAAGGCACGTCTTACATCGGCCCGGCCTCGCTCAAGGGCAAGCGCATTGGCGTGCTCAAGGGCAGCACCCAGGAAAAATGGGCCATGGGAGAGCTCAAACCCGTGGGCGCGACCATCGTGCCCTATGAAGCCCAGGATCAGGTGTATCTGGACATCAAGTCGGGCCGTCTTGACGGCACGGTGGCCGACAAGGTGGAGGTGCATGGCGGCTTTTTGCGCAAGCCCGAGGGCAAGGACTACGGCTACGTGGGCCCCGACCAGTACGAGACCAAGTACTACGGCGACGGCATAGGCATCGGCATGCGCAAGGGCCAGAAAGAGCTCAAGGACCAGATCAATGCCGCCATCAAGACCATCCGCAGCAATGGCACATACAACAACATTGCCAAGAAATACTTTGACTTTGACCCCTACGGCAATTAA